One genomic window of Streptococcus mitis includes the following:
- the galR gene encoding DNA-binding transcriptional regulator GalR, with amino-acid sequence MATLKDIAQLASVSIATVSRVLNRDQSLSVTEETRHRILTVAEELGYTKHLKTGESHKPKQKIAIIQWVSEQGELDDLYYYQIRLGIEKRAQELDYDILRYFNDHPFTLSEEVIGILCIGKFSRAQISAFEEYQKPLVFLDSDTLSLGHTCIITDFYTAMKQVVDYFLSQGMDRIGILTGLEETTDQEEIIEDKRLENFRNYSQTKGIYHDELVFQGNFTAQSGYDLMKEAIQSLGDQLPPAFFAASDSLAIGALRALQEAGISLPDRVSLISFNDTSLTKQVYPPLSSITVYTEEMGRAGMDILNKEVLHGRKIPSLTMLGTRLTLRESTRNE; translated from the coding sequence ATGGCTACCTTAAAAGACATTGCACAGCTAGCCTCTGTCTCTATCGCGACCGTATCCCGCGTCCTCAATCGCGACCAGAGCCTATCTGTTACAGAAGAAACCAGACACCGTATTTTAACCGTTGCTGAAGAGCTGGGCTACACCAAGCACCTCAAGACAGGCGAGTCCCACAAGCCCAAGCAAAAGATTGCCATTATCCAATGGGTCAGCGAACAAGGGGAGCTAGACGACCTCTACTACTACCAGATTCGCCTAGGAATAGAAAAACGAGCCCAAGAGTTGGACTATGATATCTTGCGCTATTTTAATGACCATCCTTTTACCCTAAGCGAGGAAGTGATTGGGATTCTCTGCATCGGAAAATTTAGCCGAGCTCAGATTTCTGCCTTTGAAGAATACCAAAAGCCTCTAGTCTTTCTAGACAGCGATACACTTTCCCTGGGACATACCTGCATTATCACAGACTTTTACACTGCCATGAAGCAGGTTGTCGATTATTTCCTCAGCCAAGGAATGGACCGTATCGGGATTCTAACAGGCCTTGAAGAAACAACCGACCAAGAAGAAATCATTGAGGATAAGCGGCTGGAAAATTTCAGAAACTACAGTCAAACAAAAGGAATCTACCATGATGAACTGGTCTTTCAAGGAAACTTTACTGCTCAGTCTGGCTATGACTTGATGAAGGAGGCTATTCAGAGTTTGGGAGACCAACTGCCACCAGCATTTTTTGCAGCCAGCGATAGTTTAGCCATCGGTGCCCTCCGTGCCCTCCAAGAAGCTGGAATCAGCCTGCCAGACCGCGTCAGTCTTATTTCCTTTAACGACACCAGCCTGACCAAGCAGGTTTATCCTCCCCTTTCCAGCATCACCGTCTATACCGAAGAAATGGGCCGAGCAGGTATGGATATTCTTAACAAGGAAGTACTTCACGGTCGCAAAATCCCTAGCCTGACCATGCTGGGAACCAGACTGACTCTGAGAGAAAGTACAAGGAATGAATAG
- a CDS encoding cation diffusion facilitator family transporter has protein sequence MSSKTSIWLAFFLNLSYAIVEFIAGGIFGSSAVLADSVHDLGDAIAIGISALLETISNREEDRQYTLGYKRFSLLGAMLTAVILMIGSVLVILENVTKIVHPQPVNEEGILWLGIIAVAINVLASLVVRKGKTKNESILSLHFLEDTLGWLAVILMAIILRFTDWYILDPLLSLVISIFILSKAIPRFWSALKIFLDAVPEGVETSDLEKDLEALPNVNSVNQLSIWSMDGLENNAIVHICIKDWEQMMETKEVVRQCLEERGVQNITIEVDSSQSNHAQHKRRVRELEQKHGHHH, from the coding sequence ATGAGTTCTAAAACATCTATCTGGTTAGCTTTTTTCTTAAATTTAAGCTATGCGATTGTTGAGTTTATCGCAGGAGGAATCTTTGGTTCGAGTGCAGTTCTTGCTGATTCCGTTCATGACTTGGGAGATGCTATAGCCATTGGCATCTCAGCCCTTTTAGAAACAATTTCAAACCGTGAAGAAGATAGACAGTACACCTTGGGTTACAAACGTTTTAGTCTTTTAGGAGCCATGCTAACGGCTGTGATTCTTATGATAGGGTCTGTCCTAGTGATCTTGGAAAATGTCACAAAGATTGTTCACCCGCAACCCGTCAATGAGGAAGGCATCCTCTGGCTGGGAATCATTGCAGTAGCCATTAATGTGCTAGCAAGTCTGGTAGTTCGTAAGGGGAAAACAAAGAACGAGTCAATTCTTAGCCTGCATTTTTTGGAAGACACTCTTGGTTGGTTGGCCGTCATTCTAATGGCGATTATTCTTCGATTTACGGACTGGTATATCCTCGATCCGCTTTTATCACTAGTTATTTCTATCTTTATTCTGTCGAAAGCCATTCCTCGCTTTTGGAGCGCACTGAAAATTTTCCTAGATGCTGTGCCAGAAGGAGTCGAGACAAGTGATTTGGAGAAGGATTTAGAGGCTCTACCCAATGTCAACAGTGTCAATCAACTTAGCATTTGGTCCATGGATGGTCTAGAGAATAATGCTATTGTTCACATTTGTATCAAGGACTGGGAACAGATGATGGAAACCAAAGAAGTGGTGCGTCAATGTTTAGAAGAAAGAGGCGTGCAGAATATCACTATTGAAGTAGATAGCAGTCAAAGCAATCATGCGCAACATAAGCGGAGGGTGAGAGAATTAGAGCAGAAGCATGGGCATCATCATTAG